The proteins below are encoded in one region of Tursiops truncatus isolate mTurTru1 chromosome 12, mTurTru1.mat.Y, whole genome shotgun sequence:
- the LOC117314473 gene encoding nucleophosmin — MEDSMDMDMRPLRPQNYLFSCELTADKDYHFKVDNDENEHQLSLRTVSLGAGAKDELNIVEAEAMNYEGSPVKVTLATLKMSVQPTVSLGGFEITPPVVLRLKCGSGPVHISGQHLIAVEEDAEEEDVTLLSISGKRSAPGSGSKFPRKKVKLAADEDEDDDDDDDDEEAEEKAPVRKSVRDTPGKNAQKSNQNGKDSKPSIPRSKSQEYFKKRKKTPKTPKGPSSVEDIKAKMQASIEKGGSLPKVEAKFINYVKNCFQMTDQEAIQDLWQWRKSL; from the coding sequence ATGGAAGATTCGATGGACATGGACATGAGGCCCCTGAGGCCCCAGAACTATCTTTTCAGTTGTGAACTAACGGCCGACAAAGATTATCACTTTAAGGTGGATAATGATGAAAATGAGCACCAGTTATCTTTAAGAACGGTCAGTTTAGGGGCTGGCGCAAAGGATGAATTGAACATTGTGGAAGCAGAGGCGATGAATTATGAAGGCAGTCCAGTTAAAGTAACACTGGCAACTTTGAAAATGTCTGTGCAGCCAACGGTTTCCCTTGGGGGCTTTGAAATAACACCACCTGTGGTCTTACGGTTGAAGTGTGGTTCAGGGCCTGTGCATATTAGTGGACAGCACTTAATAGCTGTGGAGGAAGATGCAGAGGAGGAGGATGTGACACTCCTAAGTATATCTGGAAAGCGTTCTGCCCCTGGAAGTGGTAGCAAGTTTCCAcggaaaaaagtaaaacttgctgctgatgaagatgaagatgatgatgacgacgatgatgatgaggaagctgaagaaaaAGCTCCAGTAAGGAAATCTGTACGAGATACTCCAGGCaaaaatgcacaaaaatcaaaccagaatggaaaagactcAAAACCATCAATACCAAGATCAAAAAGTCAAGAATACTTCAAAAAACGGAAAAAAACTCCTAAAACACCGAAAGGACCTAGCTCTGTAGAAGACATTAAAGCAAAAATGCAAGCAAGTATAGAAAAAGGTGGTTCCCTTCCCAAAGTGGAAGCCAAATTCATCAATTATGTGAAGAATTGTTTCCAGATGACTGATCAGGAGGCTATTCAAGATCTCTGGCAGTGGAGGAAGTCTctttaa